The following coding sequences lie in one Flavobacterium cyclinae genomic window:
- a CDS encoding DUF4870 domain-containing protein produces MNEIEQGKQTAIVSYLTIIGSVIAIFMNNETKNSFASFHIRQALGIFVTFFLLGYPIGYFDSWMITASYWTFIFILWLFGFMNALNGEQKPVPFLGELYQKLFKSF; encoded by the coding sequence ATGAACGAAATTGAACAAGGAAAACAAACCGCAATTGTAAGTTATTTAACTATAATTGGTTCCGTAATAGCTATTTTTATGAATAACGAAACTAAAAATTCTTTTGCTAGTTTTCATATTCGTCAAGCTTTAGGAATTTTCGTGACTTTTTTTCTATTAGGTTATCCAATTGGTTATTTTGATAGTTGGATGATAACGGCGTCTTATTGGACTTTTATATTTATTTTATGGTTGTTTGGTTTTATGAATGCCTTAAATGGAGAACAAAAACCTGTTCCTTTTTTAGGAGAATTGTATCAAAAATTATTTAAAAGTTTCTAA
- a CDS encoding vWA domain-containing protein: MQFKHPEILYFLFLLVIPILVHLFQLRRFKKEYFTNVKLLKELQIQTRKSSKIKKWLLLATRLLLLTCLILAFAQPFFNAKDTTNKGNELIILLDNSFSMQAKGAKGELLKRSIQDLLEELPENQQFSLLTNSEVFWDTDIKSIQKELQNLKYSAMPFQFDYLINQVETKKKNTKKDYVIITDAIQSESKKALDLAENNIVYFIQPEAQNKTNISIDKVVISQVLDQFYELKITLQAFGENENEVPLSVFSNNKAIAKTIAKFENQKTEIAITIPKNDFHGNISIEDNSLSYDNDYYLSISKPEKANVIAIGNSDKNNFLSRIFTADEFNFQSTELATLDYNQIENQDAIVLNELEDLPVALGTTLKSFYEKGGNIVLIPNAKNTPSLLNAFVKNFGGMSYSQLSTSGKQITKINFNHPLYQTVFEKKVTNFQYPNVKESFTLSGITNILQYEDNSVFVGSTTNRLGTFYAFSAPINKQNSNFQNAPLIVPTFYNMGQNQGKTGINAYTIGENENLILETILAKDEVVTVQKEGYSFIPMQQILNTKCKLSFGDYPEEAGNFEVLKGNNSLKKISFNYPRTESDLSKLSSSTFEKFKKVNNINTVLNDIASERTSNEVWKWFIIATLLFLITELLIQKFVK; this comes from the coding sequence ATGCAGTTCAAACATCCAGAAATTCTCTACTTCCTTTTTCTGTTGGTTATACCAATTTTGGTGCATTTATTTCAATTACGTCGTTTTAAAAAAGAATATTTTACTAACGTAAAACTGCTTAAAGAACTTCAAATTCAAACCCGAAAAAGTTCTAAAATCAAGAAATGGTTGTTGTTGGCGACACGTTTATTGTTATTAACTTGTTTGATTTTAGCTTTTGCACAGCCTTTTTTCAACGCCAAAGACACCACAAATAAAGGAAACGAACTCATCATTTTATTAGACAACTCGTTTTCGATGCAGGCCAAAGGTGCAAAAGGCGAATTACTCAAACGTAGCATTCAAGATTTATTAGAAGAATTACCCGAAAACCAACAATTCTCATTACTTACGAATTCCGAAGTGTTTTGGGACACTGATATCAAATCGATTCAAAAAGAATTGCAGAATTTGAAGTATTCTGCGATGCCGTTTCAATTTGATTATTTGATTAATCAAGTCGAAACCAAAAAGAAAAACACTAAAAAAGATTACGTTATCATTACCGATGCGATACAATCCGAAAGCAAAAAAGCCTTGGATTTAGCAGAAAATAATATCGTATATTTCATACAACCCGAAGCGCAAAACAAAACCAATATCAGCATTGATAAAGTCGTGATTTCACAAGTTTTGGATCAGTTTTACGAATTAAAAATCACGCTTCAAGCTTTTGGAGAAAACGAAAATGAAGTGCCACTTTCTGTTTTCAGTAACAATAAAGCGATTGCAAAAACCATCGCAAAATTTGAAAATCAAAAAACAGAAATTGCAATCACCATTCCAAAAAACGATTTTCACGGAAATATTAGTATCGAAGATAATAGCTTAAGCTATGACAACGATTACTATTTAAGCATTTCAAAACCAGAAAAAGCAAATGTAATCGCCATCGGAAATTCAGATAAAAACAATTTCTTAAGTCGTATTTTTACAGCTGATGAGTTTAATTTTCAAAGCACGGAATTGGCTACTTTAGATTATAATCAAATCGAAAATCAAGATGCGATTGTGTTAAATGAATTGGAAGATTTACCAGTTGCTTTAGGAACAACACTAAAATCGTTTTATGAAAAAGGGGGCAATATTGTTTTGATTCCGAATGCGAAAAATACGCCTAGTCTATTAAACGCTTTCGTTAAAAACTTCGGTGGAATGAGCTATTCCCAACTTTCAACTTCTGGAAAACAAATCACGAAAATCAACTTTAATCATCCTTTATACCAAACGGTTTTTGAGAAGAAAGTGACTAATTTTCAATATCCAAATGTGAAAGAAAGCTTCACTTTATCAGGAATTACGAACATTTTACAATACGAAGATAATTCAGTTTTCGTAGGTTCGACTACCAATCGATTGGGAACGTTTTACGCTTTTTCAGCTCCGATTAACAAACAGAATAGTAACTTCCAAAACGCACCTTTAATTGTCCCAACCTTTTACAACATGGGACAAAATCAAGGAAAAACGGGAATTAACGCTTATACAATTGGAGAAAATGAAAACCTAATTCTAGAAACGATTTTAGCAAAAGATGAAGTGGTAACAGTTCAAAAAGAAGGCTACAGCTTTATTCCAATGCAACAAATTTTGAATACCAAATGCAAACTTTCATTTGGTGATTATCCTGAAGAAGCTGGAAATTTTGAAGTTTTAAAAGGCAATAATTCACTTAAAAAAATCAGTTTTAACTATCCAAGAACGGAAAGTGACTTATCAAAACTTTCCTCTTCAACATTTGAAAAATTCAAAAAAGTTAACAATATAAATACTGTTTTAAATGACATTGCGTCTGAACGAACTAGCAATGAAGTTTGGAAATGGTTTATCATCGCAACACTACTATTTTTAATAACAGAACTACTAATCCAAAAATTTGTAAAATGA
- a CDS encoding LolA family protein — MTRFLQIAIALFIGFSIQAQDAKKAKELLDEVSAKVKSYNNIVIDFKYSLHNPKENINQESKGNVMLQGNLYNLNFMGVTKIFDGKKVYTIVPEDEEITIANFDEKDDNAISPNKMLTFFNSGYKYSWDILQNVKGRKIQYVKLTPFSSKDQRKEILVGIDVQTKHIYTIIEVGKNGTKTTLTVNSFKTNQPLSKNHFTFTKSKYPNYYINKLD; from the coding sequence ATGACACGTTTTTTACAAATTGCAATTGCTCTTTTCATTGGTTTTTCCATACAAGCTCAAGATGCCAAAAAAGCTAAAGAATTACTAGATGAAGTTTCAGCAAAAGTAAAATCGTACAATAATATTGTAATCGACTTCAAATATTCATTACACAATCCAAAAGAAAATATCAACCAAGAAAGTAAAGGAAATGTTATGCTTCAAGGCAATTTATACAACCTTAATTTCATGGGAGTTACTAAAATTTTTGATGGTAAAAAAGTGTATACTATTGTTCCAGAAGATGAAGAAATTACCATTGCAAACTTTGATGAAAAAGATGACAATGCTATTTCTCCTAACAAAATGCTAACCTTTTTTAATTCGGGTTATAAATATTCATGGGATATTCTTCAAAATGTAAAAGGAAGAAAAATTCAATATGTAAAATTAACCCCTTTTAGTAGTAAAGATCAAAGAAAAGAAATTTTGGTTGGAATCGATGTGCAAACCAAACACATTTACACCATTATTGAAGTGGGTAAAAACGGGACAAAAACTACATTAACTGTTAATTCTTTTAAAACAAATCAGCCATTATCAAAAAATCATTTTACCTTTACCAAATCAAAATATCCTAATTATTACATCAATAAATTAGACTAA
- a CDS encoding LptF/LptG family permease: protein MKILDKYIIKSFMITFTTVFVILFFIFVLQGIWLFIAELAGKDLDFLTIVKFLTFYAPTIVPMVLPLSVLLASIMTFGSFAENYEFAAMKSSGISLQRAMKMLTITIGILAFVSFFFANNVIPDAQFRFINLRKNIVQQKPAMAITEGQFNMIGTSNIKVDKKSGDNGEILEGVTMHVKNNNMGLGANTIIKAKSGLLTSEDDSNYLQLELYDGHYYEDIHPKNYEDRKKVPFAKSSFKKYVINIDLTKLNQAEIDDGNITSEKMLTVPELKYTIDSLQKSYSKDVVSYAENLASRNDNIFRRRINTNTTVQNKSNKKAPEDVVSIFSQTELKQILETAKSVVTSNEFSVHSNKQDLETKSKNISNHWMAIHEKFVIAFSCLLMFFIGAPLGAIIRKGGLGLPIVFAMLIFISFHFINTFGRKLAQEDTIPPFLGAWMSSFIMTPFAIILTYRATNDIGLMINFDWLTEPFKNLINKINKSNDDNN from the coding sequence GTGAAAATCTTAGATAAATACATCATTAAATCTTTCATGATTACATTTACTACGGTATTTGTAATCTTGTTTTTTATATTCGTTTTACAAGGTATTTGGCTTTTTATTGCCGAATTAGCGGGTAAAGACTTAGACTTTTTAACGATAGTGAAATTTCTAACTTTTTATGCGCCTACAATTGTACCTATGGTGTTACCTTTATCGGTACTTTTAGCCTCAATCATGACTTTTGGTAGTTTTGCCGAAAACTATGAATTTGCAGCCATGAAATCCTCTGGTATTTCATTACAGCGCGCTATGAAAATGCTAACTATCACTATTGGAATTTTAGCATTTGTATCTTTCTTTTTTGCTAATAATGTAATTCCAGATGCACAATTTCGTTTTATCAACCTTAGAAAAAACATTGTGCAACAAAAACCAGCGATGGCAATTACCGAAGGACAATTTAATATGATTGGAACTTCAAATATAAAAGTAGATAAGAAATCGGGGGATAATGGTGAAATTTTAGAAGGAGTTACCATGCATGTTAAAAATAACAACATGGGATTAGGTGCCAATACTATTATTAAAGCTAAAAGCGGATTACTCACAAGTGAAGATGATTCTAACTATTTACAATTAGAATTATATGATGGACACTATTATGAAGACATTCATCCTAAAAATTATGAAGATCGTAAAAAAGTTCCGTTTGCCAAAAGTAGTTTTAAGAAGTATGTTATTAATATCGATTTAACTAAATTAAATCAGGCAGAAATAGACGATGGTAATATTACATCTGAAAAAATGTTAACAGTTCCTGAATTGAAATACACTATAGATTCATTACAAAAAAGTTATTCAAAAGATGTTGTTTCCTATGCTGAGAATTTAGCTTCACGAAATGACAATATATTTAGAAGAAGAATCAATACAAATACTACTGTACAAAATAAATCCAATAAAAAAGCTCCAGAAGATGTTGTATCGATATTTAGTCAAACCGAACTTAAACAAATATTAGAAACAGCTAAAAGTGTTGTAACTAGTAACGAATTTTCTGTTCACAGCAATAAGCAAGATTTAGAGACAAAATCTAAAAATATTAGCAACCATTGGATGGCAATACATGAAAAATTTGTGATTGCATTTTCTTGTTTATTGATGTTTTTTATTGGAGCACCACTTGGAGCAATTATTAGAAAAGGAGGATTAGGTCTTCCAATTGTTTTTGCGATGTTAATTTTCATTTCGTTCCATTTTATCAATACTTTTGGTAGAAAACTAGCGCAAGAAGATACCATTCCACCATTTTTAGGAGCTTGGATGTCATCGTTTATCATGACACCTTTTGCAATAATTCTTACCTATAGAGCTACAAATGATATTGGATTAATGATCAATTTTGATTGGTTAACTGAGCCTTTTAAAAATCTTATAAATAAAATAAATAAATCTAACGACGACAACAACTAA
- the tpx gene encoding thiol peroxidase codes for MASITLGGNPVHTNGELPTVGSKATDFKLVKTDLGTASLADFAGSKVVLNIFPSVDTGTCAASVRKFNEKASTLANTKVLCISRDLPFAQKRFCGAEGLENVINLSDFKDGSFGKNYGLEITNGPLAGLHSRVVIVLDENGTILHTEQVNEIADEPNYEAALAVL; via the coding sequence ATGGCATCAATTACACTAGGAGGAAATCCTGTTCACACAAATGGCGAATTGCCAACAGTAGGTTCAAAAGCTACTGATTTCAAATTAGTTAAAACCGATTTAGGAACTGCTTCATTGGCTGATTTTGCAGGTTCAAAAGTAGTATTAAACATTTTTCCAAGTGTAGATACTGGGACTTGTGCTGCATCGGTTAGAAAATTCAATGAAAAAGCAAGTACTTTAGCAAATACGAAAGTGTTATGCATTTCTAGAGATTTACCTTTTGCTCAAAAACGTTTTTGTGGTGCTGAAGGATTAGAAAATGTAATCAACCTTTCTGATTTTAAAGACGGAAGTTTCGGTAAAAACTATGGTTTAGAAATTACAAACGGACCTTTAGCTGGTTTACATTCGCGTGTGGTAATCGTTTTAGACGAAAACGGAACTATTTTACATACTGAACAAGTAAACGAAATCGCTGACGAGCCTAATTACGAAGCCGCTTTAGCAGTATTATAA
- a CDS encoding alpha/beta hydrolase: MNLYYLIQEPKIKHDKNPLLILLHGYGSNEEDLFSFASELPQDHYVISVRAPYDLQPYGHAWYAIHFDADENKFSDNVQAKQSVELISDFIDEVVKQYPIDTKNVNLIGFSQGAILSYATALTFPDKISKVVALSGYFNQEIMPEVIDKNAVSHLKFFVSHGSVDQVIPVEWARKAKPALENLGLEVVYHEYPVGHGVAPQNFYDFKNWLVKQS; encoded by the coding sequence ATGAATTTATACTATTTAATCCAAGAACCTAAAATTAAGCACGATAAAAATCCGTTGCTTATATTACTTCATGGTTATGGCAGTAATGAAGAAGATTTATTTTCTTTCGCTTCTGAATTACCACAAGATCATTATGTGATTTCGGTGCGTGCTCCTTATGATTTACAACCTTACGGGCATGCTTGGTATGCGATTCATTTTGATGCGGATGAAAATAAGTTTTCAGATAATGTACAAGCTAAACAGTCAGTAGAATTAATTTCAGATTTTATTGATGAAGTAGTAAAACAATATCCTATCGATACTAAAAATGTTAACTTAATTGGATTTAGTCAAGGCGCTATTTTAAGTTATGCTACTGCCCTAACCTTTCCTGATAAAATTTCAAAAGTGGTTGCATTAAGCGGATATTTTAATCAAGAAATCATGCCCGAGGTTATAGACAAAAATGCCGTTTCACATTTAAAATTCTTTGTTTCGCATGGTTCGGTTGATCAAGTAATACCGGTGGAATGGGCTAGAAAAGCCAAACCAGCTTTAGAAAACTTAGGTTTAGAAGTGGTTTATCATGAATATCCAGTAGGTCATGGTGTAGCACCACAAAACTTTTATGATTTTAAAAATTGGTTAGTAAAACAATCTTAA
- a CDS encoding DNA translocase FtsK → MAKKTSKDSVNNPTETKEKFSWRLSRQQKFVFGILLIFFSLALLLSFISYFVTGINDQNIVSELANRNAKAENWLGKFGAYLADFFLYKSFGVASFIFVRVLFLIGAYLILDMSLSKLKKSFFWDFYLIIFISVIFGFFWEYMPQLGGTIGFEMNLYIQDYIGKTGTLLVLLFGIVLFLVFKIKISPESFTKVFEKPQEELNEDLATSAVAISETENNSEPTTEEEDQTVLPVSPTSKSKDDFILTEDEEEMGNFELKTYPSSFEVNKEALKPTIASASELTLDPKPKVETTEAHNFSIEDKSIPQEEFVNEDAFVIEKVAEEEVVEENLAAKLVQDFGLFDPTLELSNYQFPPIDLLKEYSSGGITINQAELEENKNKIVDTLKNYSIGISQIKATVGPTVTLYEIVPDAGIRISKIKNLEDDIALSLAALGIRIIAPIPGKGTIGIEVPNNNPTMVSMKSVIASPKFQTAEMELPIALGKTISNETFVVDLAKMPHLLMAGATGQGKSVGLNAVLTSLLYKKHPAEVKFVLVDPKKVELTLFNKIERHYLAKLPDGGDAIITDNTKVINTLNSLCIEMDNRYSLLKDAMVRNIKEYNEKFKNRKLNPENGHRFLPYIVLVVDEFADLIMTAGKEVETPIARLAQLARAIGIHLIIATQRPSVNVITGIIKANFPARIAFRVTSKIDSRTILDSQGADQLIGRGDLLYTQGNDITRVQCAFVDTPEVDKICDFIGSQKAYPEAYLLPEYIGEESGIKLDIDISERDSLFREAAEVIVTAQQGSASLIQRKLKLGYNRAGRLIDQLEAAGIVGPFEGSKARSVLIPDLVALEHFFNNEQNK, encoded by the coding sequence ATGGCCAAAAAAACTAGCAAAGACTCCGTTAATAATCCTACTGAAACCAAAGAAAAATTCTCTTGGCGTTTAAGTCGTCAACAGAAATTTGTTTTCGGAATTTTATTGATTTTCTTTTCCTTAGCACTTTTGCTTTCATTTATATCGTATTTCGTTACTGGAATTAACGATCAAAACATCGTAAGTGAATTAGCAAATAGAAATGCTAAAGCTGAAAATTGGTTGGGAAAGTTTGGAGCTTATTTGGCCGATTTCTTTCTATATAAAAGTTTTGGGGTTGCTTCATTTATCTTTGTTAGAGTCCTATTTTTAATTGGTGCATATTTAATTTTAGACATGTCCCTTTCGAAACTTAAAAAAAGCTTTTTTTGGGATTTTTATTTGATAATTTTCATTTCTGTCATATTTGGATTTTTCTGGGAATATATGCCTCAGTTAGGTGGAACCATTGGATTTGAAATGAATCTTTACATTCAAGATTATATTGGAAAAACAGGAACACTTTTAGTTCTGTTATTTGGAATTGTTTTGTTCTTAGTTTTTAAAATCAAGATATCACCGGAAAGTTTTACAAAAGTTTTTGAAAAACCACAAGAAGAATTGAATGAAGATTTAGCAACATCAGCAGTGGCTATTTCAGAAACTGAAAACAATTCAGAACCAACAACTGAAGAGGAAGACCAAACCGTTTTACCAGTTTCTCCTACTTCTAAATCTAAAGACGATTTTATCTTGACTGAAGATGAGGAGGAAATGGGGAATTTTGAATTAAAAACATATCCATCTTCATTTGAAGTTAATAAAGAAGCTTTAAAACCTACAATTGCTTCGGCATCTGAACTTACTTTAGATCCAAAACCAAAAGTTGAAACTACCGAAGCACATAATTTCTCTATCGAAGATAAAAGCATTCCACAAGAAGAATTCGTAAACGAAGATGCTTTTGTAATTGAAAAAGTAGCGGAAGAAGAAGTTGTTGAAGAAAACTTAGCTGCTAAATTGGTACAAGATTTTGGACTATTTGACCCAACATTAGAACTTTCGAATTACCAGTTCCCTCCTATCGATTTATTAAAAGAGTATTCTTCAGGTGGAATTACCATCAATCAAGCCGAATTAGAAGAAAACAAAAATAAAATTGTTGATACATTAAAAAATTACAGTATCGGAATTTCACAAATTAAAGCTACGGTTGGTCCTACTGTTACACTTTATGAAATTGTACCTGATGCGGGAATTCGTATCTCCAAAATTAAAAACTTAGAAGACGATATTGCATTGTCTTTAGCGGCATTAGGAATTCGTATCATCGCGCCAATCCCAGGTAAAGGAACAATTGGTATTGAAGTACCAAATAACAATCCAACCATGGTTTCGATGAAGAGTGTAATTGCTTCACCGAAATTCCAAACAGCCGAAATGGAATTACCAATCGCTTTAGGAAAAACCATTTCCAATGAAACTTTTGTAGTAGATTTGGCGAAAATGCCTCACTTATTAATGGCGGGTGCAACTGGTCAAGGAAAATCTGTTGGATTGAATGCGGTGTTAACTTCATTGCTTTATAAAAAACATCCGGCTGAAGTAAAATTCGTTTTGGTGGACCCTAAGAAAGTAGAGTTAACTTTATTCAATAAAATTGAACGTCATTATTTAGCAAAACTTCCCGATGGTGGTGATGCTATTATTACGGATAACACTAAAGTAATCAATACCTTAAACTCGTTATGTATTGAAATGGACAATCGCTATTCTTTATTAAAAGATGCCATGGTTCGAAATATTAAAGAATACAACGAGAAATTCAAAAACCGTAAACTAAATCCAGAAAATGGTCACCGCTTTTTACCTTATATTGTATTAGTAGTCGACGAGTTTGCCGATTTAATCATGACAGCGGGTAAAGAAGTAGAAACACCAATCGCTCGTTTAGCTCAGTTAGCCCGTGCTATTGGAATTCACTTGATTATTGCCACTCAACGTCCATCTGTTAATGTAATTACAGGTATCATTAAAGCTAATTTCCCTGCTCGAATTGCGTTTCGTGTAACTTCAAAGATTGATTCAAGAACCATTTTAGATAGTCAAGGTGCTGATCAATTAATAGGAAGAGGTGATTTATTATATACTCAAGGAAACGATATCACTCGTGTTCAATGTGCATTTGTTGATACACCAGAAGTTGATAAAATTTGTGATTTCATTGGATCTCAAAAAGCCTATCCTGAAGCCTATTTACTGCCAGAATATATTGGAGAAGAAAGTGGCATAAAACTTGATATTGATATATCAGAAAGAGATTCTTTGTTTAGAGAAGCTGCAGAAGTTATAGTAACAGCCCAACAAGGAAGTGCCTCTTTAATACAACGTAAACTGAAATTAGGGTACAATAGAGCCGGCCGTTTAATTGACCAACTAGAAGCCGCTGGAATTGTAGGTCCGTTTGAAGGTAGTAAAGCCCGTTCCGTTTTAATACCTGATTTAGTAGCATTGGAACACTTTTTTAATAATGAACAAAACAAATAA
- a CDS encoding diacylglycerol kinase — MKFEKDETLFTGRLKSIGFALKGAIKLITTEHSVMVQSSLAVLMTIAGFYFGINRFEWMMQILVFGLVLGIEGLNTAVEKIADFVHPDFHERIGFIKDIAAGAVFFAALTAIAIGCIIYFPYLF; from the coding sequence ATGAAATTCGAAAAAGACGAAACCCTTTTTACAGGCCGATTAAAAAGTATTGGATTTGCACTTAAAGGTGCAATTAAATTAATTACAACAGAGCATAGCGTTATGGTACAATCTTCATTAGCTGTACTTATGACAATTGCTGGTTTTTATTTTGGCATCAACCGTTTTGAATGGATGATGCAAATCTTAGTTTTTGGTTTAGTGCTTGGAATAGAAGGCCTCAATACAGCTGTTGAAAAAATAGCTGATTTTGTTCATCCTGATTTTCATGAGCGCATCGGTTTTATCAAAGATATAGCTGCTGGAGCTGTGTTTTTTGCTGCCTTAACTGCTATTGCTATAGGCTGTATTATTTATTTTCCATATTTATTTTAA
- the ribB gene encoding 3,4-dihydroxy-2-butanone-4-phosphate synthase: MSNNIQLNTIEEAIEDIRQGKVIIVVDDEDRENEGDFLAAAEKVTPEMINFMATHGRGLICAPLTESRCKELDLHAMVRNNTDHMETAFTVSVDLKGNGVSTGISASDRAKTIQALIDPETKPYDLARPGHIFPLIAKQGGVLRRTGHTEAAIDFARLAGFKPAGVIVEIMNEDGTMARLPQLVEVAKKFDLKLVSIEALVAYRMQHDSLIQKKEDFDIQTRFGTFRMRAYLQTTNKQVHIALTKGTWNSGEPVLTRINTTQVNNDILGTLTDTTDKKLDDIFRKINEVEKGAIIFINQEVKSLELLDRIAELKILQSQGEMRAPQIKMDTKDFGIGAQILHDLDISKIQLLSNSSAPTKRVGMIGYGLEITDYVNY; this comes from the coding sequence ATGTCAAACAACATACAACTCAACACTATTGAAGAAGCTATTGAAGACATCCGTCAAGGAAAAGTAATCATAGTTGTAGATGACGAAGACCGTGAAAATGAAGGTGATTTTTTAGCCGCTGCCGAAAAAGTAACTCCCGAAATGATTAATTTCATGGCTACTCACGGTAGAGGTTTAATTTGTGCTCCTTTGACTGAATCTCGTTGTAAAGAACTTGATTTACATGCAATGGTTCGTAATAATACTGATCACATGGAAACTGCATTCACTGTTTCAGTAGACTTAAAGGGAAATGGCGTTTCAACAGGTATCTCTGCTTCTGATAGGGCTAAAACCATTCAAGCATTAATAGATCCTGAAACAAAACCTTATGATTTAGCCCGCCCTGGACATATTTTTCCTCTTATTGCAAAACAAGGTGGGGTTTTAAGAAGAACAGGTCATACTGAGGCTGCTATAGACTTTGCACGTTTAGCCGGATTTAAACCTGCTGGTGTTATCGTTGAAATCATGAATGAAGATGGTACTATGGCACGCTTACCTCAATTAGTTGAAGTAGCGAAAAAGTTTGATTTAAAACTGGTTTCTATTGAAGCTTTAGTTGCTTATCGTATGCAACACGACAGTTTAATACAAAAGAAAGAAGATTTTGATATTCAAACTCGTTTTGGAACTTTTAGAATGCGTGCTTATTTACAAACCACAAACAAACAAGTTCATATTGCTTTAACTAAAGGGACTTGGAATTCTGGTGAACCTGTATTAACTCGTATTAATACCACACAAGTAAATAATGATATTTTAGGTACCCTTACAGATACGACAGATAAAAAACTGGATGATATTTTTAGAAAAATAAATGAAGTAGAAAAAGGTGCTATTATCTTTATCAATCAAGAAGTGAAATCTTTAGAATTACTTGATCGTATTGCCGAATTAAAGATATTACAATCACAAGGAGAAATGCGAGCTCCTCAAATCAAAATGGATACAAAAGATTTTGGTATTGGTGCTCAAATTCTTCATGATTTAGACATTTCAAAAATTCAATTGTTATCTAACAGCTCTGCTCCTACCAAACGTGTTGGGATGATAGGATACGGTTTAGAAATTACCGATTACGTAAATTACTAA
- a CDS encoding dihydroorotase translates to MTQVILKQAKIIDASSPFHNQVMDIKIENGTITQIEKEITATSGFEVVNIPNLHVSKGWMDSSVSFGEPGYEDRETIENGLKVAAKSGFTAVALQPNSNPTIDNQAQVGFVLDRAKNQATTLYPIGALTKGSEGTDLAELFDMKNAGAIAFGDYKKALQNANLQKIALQYVQDFDGMLIAFCQDSTLKGVGIANEGVISTKLGMKGIPALAEELQVARNLFLLEYTGGKLHIPTISTQGSIKLIKEAKAKGLQVTCSVAVHNLVLNDEMLMGFDTRYRVLPPLREEATRKALVEAVLDGTIDCITSDHNPLDIEHKKLEFDLAKDGTIGLESAFGALLTILPLEVVVEKLNANKLVFNVENPSLAIGKKADISLFTTEDNWTFGKENILSKSKNSAFLGQKMKGKAIGIYNNGQLILNS, encoded by the coding sequence ATGACGCAAGTTATTCTAAAACAAGCCAAAATCATCGACGCTTCAAGTCCGTTTCACAACCAAGTGATGGATATTAAAATTGAAAACGGAACGATAACACAAATAGAAAAAGAAATCACAGCTACTTCGGGTTTTGAAGTTGTAAATATCCCGAATTTACACGTTTCAAAAGGTTGGATGGACAGCTCAGTTTCTTTCGGAGAACCAGGGTACGAAGACCGCGAAACTATTGAAAACGGATTAAAAGTTGCTGCTAAAAGCGGGTTTACAGCAGTAGCTTTACAACCGAATTCAAACCCAACTATCGATAATCAAGCGCAAGTGGGATTTGTTTTGGACAGAGCTAAAAACCAAGCCACAACTTTATATCCAATCGGAGCTTTAACCAAAGGTAGCGAAGGAACGGATTTAGCGGAATTATTCGACATGAAAAACGCTGGAGCCATAGCGTTTGGTGATTACAAAAAAGCGTTACAAAATGCCAATCTTCAAAAAATTGCCTTGCAATACGTACAAGATTTCGACGGTATGTTGATTGCTTTTTGTCAAGATAGTACGTTAAAAGGAGTTGGAATTGCAAATGAAGGTGTGATTAGTACAAAACTAGGTATGAAAGGAATCCCTGCTTTAGCAGAAGAATTGCAAGTAGCACGTAACTTATTTTTATTAGAATACACAGGCGGAAAATTACACATCCCAACCATTTCAACTCAAGGAAGCATCAAATTAATCAAAGAAGCTAAAGCAAAAGGATTACAAGTAACCTGTAGTGTTGCTGTTCATAATTTAGTCTTAAATGACGAAATGTTAATGGGATTTGACACCAGATACAGAGTATTACCTCCATTACGCGAAGAAGCAACCAGAAAAGCTTTAGTAGAAGCTGTTTTAGATGGAACAATTGATTGTATAACTTCTGATCACAATCCACTAGATATTGAACATAAGAAATTAGAATTTGATTTAGCGAAAGATGGAACTATTGGTTTAGAAAGTGCTTTTGGTGCTTTACTAACTATTTTACCACTTGAAGTTGTAGTTGAAAAATTAAACGCTAATAAACTGGTTTTCAATGTAGAAAATCCATCATTAGCAATTGGAAAAAAAGCTGATATTTCACTTTTCACTACTGAAGATAATTGGACATTTGGCAAAGAAAACATCTTATCCAAATCAAAAAATTCAGCTTTCTTAGGACAAAAAATGAAAGGGAAAGCGATCGGAATTTACAATAATGGACAACTGATTTTAAACTCATAA